In Bacteroidota bacterium, the genomic stretch AAAATAAACCTAATATATAAAAGAAGCCGTCCATTTGTGACCTGGACGGCTTCTTTAATTTACGGTTACATTTTGTCTGTTAACTGTATTTACAGTTATGCTGATACAGAAAAATCAATATCCTGGATTTTGATAAGCGGCTTTTTCTGCCACAGTCGCATCCATGGCATCCAGTTGGCCTTGTGGAATAGGACGAAGGTATAAATAGGGTTGAATGTTACGTGTTACTGTTGCTGGACTATGGTCTCCAATAGCAGTTCCACAAATCTTGTAACTGCCAGCAAGTTCTGCCCATTTTTGGGTACGTACCAAATCATACCAACGGTAACCTTCACCAAAATATTCGCGGGAACGTTCAGCCAGAATATAATTAATATCTACAGTTACCGGTGTGGCAGCAATCATGGCAGTGCTGTGGTCTTCAACTTTGGCCATATTCCCGCCATTGCTCCACTTCCATTTTCCTGCACGTGCACGGAGGACATTAACCAGTCCTTTGGCTGTTCCGTCATTTGCGTACTTTCCGGTTATAGCGGTTGCGGTTGCACCTTTAACAGCCGCTTCGGCAGCGATAAGGAATAATTCCGAAAATTTGGCAATATTGTATGGCCGGGTACTTCCTGCATTGGGCTGTCCCAAACTGGTGCCATTGTCGGTGCGGTAGCAACCCAGTTTCCAAAGTCCGGGATATACTATTCTGCTTATTCCGTTTGGTGATATTACAAAAGAGCGGCTTCCCGGTAATACACCGGCACCGATATTGCTTTTATATACAGAATTAGAATAATCAATGGACACAGCAGGTTCATTATTTAAGAAAGTCAGTATGGAGTCTCCGGGTAAGACTTTTATATTGTTTGCATTGTATAAGAATGCATTTGTGACGCCTCCTTTGGGCCAGTTACCCCGGTAGACCGTTGTAAAGGTGCCGTCATAGCGGGAATCATTGGTTTTGTCGGCGAAAGTATTTGTGAATATACCAATTGGAGGGCACATGCGTACCCAAGGACGCCCCAAAGATTGAGCTGCTTCCCGTTGAACAGAACTTACTGAAGTCTTCCAGCTTGAAGTATCTGCGCTCCTAATACTTGTATAGTTAAAGGTCATCATCCAGACAGCGAAGTTATCCGGAGCAGCGCCACTGCCATAAGAAAGGCTTGCTCCGTTATAAAATTCGCTTGTTTGCGTATGATCGGCATACAATAATATTTCATTGTTACGGTCGTTTTGTGCCAGGTTGACATCATAATATGTTGGCTGCAGTCCGAAAGGTCCCGGATCAAGAATAGCTGCTACTGCTATATTATAAGCCTGCTGATAGTACCATTGAGCATTATGTCCGTCCGGGTCATTGCGGTCGCTAGCCGGATAAGTGGGAATACTATTGGGGTTTTCAAGCCACCATCCATATGTCAGGTATGCCTTTGCCAAATATAGGCGTGCTACTGTTTGGGTTACACCGCCGGTTACACGTCCAGTTGCCGGAAGGTCGTTTATTGCTTTAAGCAGGTCCGGGAATATGGTTTTTGTATAAACTTCAGGAACAGTATTCCGGATGGAAATTCTTACAGGATTGGTGTTGAATTTTAGTTCCCCGGCACCCAGATCCAAAGGTACTCCGCCAAAAGTTTGTACAAGTAAGAAGTAATCAAATGCCCGGAAAAATCTTGCTTCGGCAATCAGTGCGTCAGAAATAGTTCCTGCTGCAGTGGCATTTTCAATGACGCCATTGGCTGTATTGATGTTTGGAAATGCGTTATTCCACAATACATCAGCCCTGCTGTTGCTGGAAGTGGTCGCCGACACCCCTGATTGATCCATACACTTAAAATTATCATCTGCCTGTTGTGCGTATGTGGCTTCATCAGTCCCTGTCAGGCAAGTATTGTAGTAATATGCCTGTCCGTAAATATAGCGCAGATGAGCATACATCGCTGTTAATCCGCCCATAACGCCATTTTTTGTCTTAAAATATTCTGGGGTATAAATACTACGGGGTTTCTCGTTTAGTATTTGGGAGCACGACGCCAGGAACAAAGTTAATAAAATCGTTCCTGTAATAATTTTGCTATGTATATGTTTCATAATAATCTATTTTTAAAATGACAAATTAACGCCGATCAGGTAATTGCGTGTGGTGGGAGTATTCGTACCAATAGTCAGCAAACGTTTCTGGTTGTCACTATAGGGTACAGCCATATTTTGGGCATCATTGGCATACGAATTGGTCTCTGGATCCTGATTTGATTCTTTGTGGTATGGAGAAAACATTACAAAGGGGTTTTCAACAGTAAAGTAGAGTCTTAGATTCTCAATCCCAATAGTTTTAACCCAATTTTGTTTAAAAGTATAGCCGAGCGAAAGGATACGTATTTTTAAGTACGATGCGTTGAAATATCCCAGCGTGCTGCCATAGGTTGGATTGTCCCCCGTTTGCGGCCCACCTGGTTTGGGATATTTAGCACCGGTATTTGTCGTCGTCCAATAATCTACTTTTACATTATTCCTTCTTCCCGTCATTAAGTTGAGGTAGCCTGAGGATGAGTAGAGAGTACTAATTAACTTACCGCCGCTTTTAAAAACACCAACAGCACTGAAATCTATTCCTTTATACGACAGGCGGGTATTAAAGCCTCCCTGAAAATTAGGTTCTAAGTTGATGATTTGTCTGTCTGCGGGTCCAATGGCTCTTGTTGGCGATCCGTCATTATTATAAGTCCCGGTATATTTTACTTTGATCATCCCAGCATCTCCACTTGGTTCATAAGTTTTCAAAAATTGATCATTTTGCTGCCAAAGTCCGATTTTTTGATAATCAAAAATCACATCAATGGGATGGCCCACAAACCACCAATTGGATTCATCTCTGGTTTGTCCGGTGGCGAGTTCTGTTAATTTGTTCCTGTTGGCATAAACATTGATGCCGGCTTCCCATGTCCAGCCACTTAGATTGTTTAATATTACACCATTAACTGAAAATTCGAAACCCTTGTTTTCGGTTTTTCCTACATTTCCCATAAAGTTGTTTACCCCGGAGGTGGGTGGTAAATTGACATACAGCAAAATGTCATTGGTCTTAGTGATATAATACTCTAAAGAACCACTAAGCCTATTCCCCAGTAATCCAAAGTCCAATCCGAAGTTCCATGTTTTAGAATATTCCCAGCCTAAGTTTGGATTAGGTAATTGTGAAACATAGTATCCGGTTGAATAGGTATTGTCGCCAAAATTATAGGGCCTTGTACTTAAAACACCTAGCGTACTGTATGCTGTTACTGCCTGGTTGGAGGTTTGTCCAAAGCCTGCACGCAGTTTCAATAAATCTATAGGCTTGATGTCTTTCAAGAAGGATTCATTTTTGATGTTCCATCCTGCAGAAATAGCCGGATAAGAGTGCCATTTATGCCCTTTTGCCAGAACTGATGAGGCGTCTGAGCGGAAAGTGGCGCTGATCATGTAACGGTTGTCATAAGAATACATTACACGTCCCATCCACGACATTAAGCCGTTTTTATAGTAATTCTGATTGCTGGGATTAATTGTGAATTCACCGGATGCCTGTCCTAAGTTATAAAATTGGAAGGCATCAGTGGGAATGCTTTTTGCGGAAACCTGTGAACTGTTGTACATGGTTTGTTCGGCAGAGTATAGAGCCACGGCACTTATCTCATGTTTTTCTGCAAAGGTTCTGTCATAGGTTAGGAGATTTTCTATTACCCAATTGGTTGTGAGCGAATTTCCAATAGTGGCGGTAGATGGTGTGGTGGCTTCGGAATTAAATACGCCTTCCCCAGTATAGCTGCCACTGTTGCTCATCCTGAAATTCAAACCAATATTTGCCCGATATTTCAAGCCCTCTATACCTGGAATTTTTACTTCACCATATAAACTGTTATAAGAGCCAAAAGCCTTGGTCATATCTACCCATTTGTCACCCAGGTTTTCTATAATGTCTTTTGAATAAACCCAGGTATTATCCAAGGGCATCTTTATGACTCTTTTCCAGGTTCCATCGGCATTATAGGGATTGGCAAGGGGAGAACTGCTTAAAAGGCCATATAATCCCAGATTGTTGCCGTTGTTTATAGAATAGAAGTTGTTGGTATTAAATCCAAAGCGGAATGATTTGCCAACACCCTGGTCAAGAGAACCGCGAAGAGAATAACGGCTGTAATTCTGCATAGGTATTATGGCTTCATCACGGTAATAACCTATGCCAAAGTTGTAGTTGCCTTTTTCAGTCCCTCCTGCTACCCCTAAGTCATGGCTGGTAACCATGCCTGTTTTATAAAACAAATCCTGCCAATCTGTATTGGTAGAATCGGATTCATCTGTACCGTTTGAATATTTACCTGCAATTTTACGAAGAGCTGCGAATTCCGGTCCATTCATCATGGGGTATTTAGCAAAAATACTTTTTATGCCGACATATCCGTTGTAACTAAAAATAGCTTTTTGTCCCAATTTTCCTTTATTGGTGGTTACGATTAAAACACCATTGGCGCCACGTGAACCATAAATGGCGGTTGCTGAAGCATCCTTCAGAATATCAATGCTCTTGATGTCACTGGGATTGATATCTCCGATATTACCGGCAAAAGGAATACCGTCTAATACTACTAAGGGATCGTTGGTGGCATTCAATGAACGTGCGCCACGTATACGTATCTGCATGGCGGAACCTGGTTTTGTTGAACTTTGCGACATTTCCACACCGGCTATACGGCCTTGTAAAGCTTGGGAAATGTTGGCCGCCGGCACATCGCGCATTGCATCTCCACGTATTGATGAAACAGAACCGGTTACCGCTTCTTTTCTCTGGGTGCCATATCCTATGACAACAATTTCCTCCAGTTTGGTGGTGGCCGATTCAAGTGAAACGTCTATCTGTTTTCTGTCGTTTATGTATACTATTTGTGAAAGATAACCGACATAAGTAAATACCATTGCTTCATCTGAACCCTGAACCTCAATTGAATATTTCCCGTCGGTATCTGTTAAAGTCCCC encodes the following:
- a CDS encoding RagB/SusD family nutrient uptake outer membrane protein → MKHIHSKIITGTILLTLFLASCSQILNEKPRSIYTPEYFKTKNGVMGGLTAMYAHLRYIYGQAYYYNTCLTGTDEATYAQQADDNFKCMDQSGVSATTSSNSRADVLWNNAFPNINTANGVIENATAAGTISDALIAEARFFRAFDYFLLVQTFGGVPLDLGAGELKFNTNPVRISIRNTVPEVYTKTIFPDLLKAINDLPATGRVTGGVTQTVARLYLAKAYLTYGWWLENPNSIPTYPASDRNDPDGHNAQWYYQQAYNIAVAAILDPGPFGLQPTYYDVNLAQNDRNNEILLYADHTQTSEFYNGASLSYGSGAAPDNFAVWMMTFNYTSIRSADTSSWKTSVSSVQREAAQSLGRPWVRMCPPIGIFTNTFADKTNDSRYDGTFTTVYRGNWPKGGVTNAFLYNANNIKVLPGDSILTFLNNEPAVSIDYSNSVYKSNIGAGVLPGSRSFVISPNGISRIVYPGLWKLGCYRTDNGTSLGQPNAGSTRPYNIAKFSELFLIAAEAAVKGATATAITGKYANDGTAKGLVNVLRARAGKWKWSNGGNMAKVEDHSTAMIAATPVTVDINYILAERSREYFGEGYRWYDLVRTQKWAELAGSYKICGTAIGDHSPATVTRNIQPYLYLRPIPQGQLDAMDATVAEKAAYQNPGY
- a CDS encoding TonB-dependent receptor: MKKKSKFRLFFSQRERSKFLLTIKLTLLLNLVCLININAAIYSQDKGFSFDLKGKTIRDAISMIERKSDFQFLNNEKFNGLNKKVDLNLKNDRLENLQDKLLANSNMKYRVLENDLIVLTPKSVLQRNVIKGRVTDKATGEPLPGVSIVVKGTTRGTLTDTDGKYSIEVQGSDEAMVFTYVGYLSQIVYINDRKQIDVSLESATTKLEEIVVIGYGTQRKEAVTGSVSSIRGDAMRDVPAANISQALQGRIAGVEMSQSSTKPGSAMQIRIRGARSLNATNDPLVVLDGIPFAGNIGDINPSDIKSIDILKDASATAIYGSRGANGVLIVTTNKGKLGQKAIFSYNGYVGIKSIFAKYPMMNGPEFAALRKIAGKYSNGTDESDSTNTDWQDLFYKTGMVTSHDLGVAGGTEKGNYNFGIGYYRDEAIIPMQNYSRYSLRGSLDQGVGKSFRFGFNTNNFYSINNGNNLGLYGLLSSSPLANPYNADGTWKRVIKMPLDNTWVYSKDIIENLGDKWVDMTKAFGSYNSLYGEVKIPGIEGLKYRANIGLNFRMSNSGSYTGEGVFNSEATTPSTATIGNSLTTNWVIENLLTYDRTFAEKHEISAVALYSAEQTMYNSSQVSAKSIPTDAFQFYNLGQASGEFTINPSNQNYYKNGLMSWMGRVMYSYDNRYMISATFRSDASSVLAKGHKWHSYPAISAGWNIKNESFLKDIKPIDLLKLRAGFGQTSNQAVTAYSTLGVLSTRPYNFGDNTYSTGYYVSQLPNPNLGWEYSKTWNFGLDFGLLGNRLSGSLEYYITKTNDILLYVNLPPTSGVNNFMGNVGKTENKGFEFSVNGVILNNLSGWTWEAGINVYANRNKLTELATGQTRDESNWWFVGHPIDVIFDYQKIGLWQQNDQFLKTYEPSGDAGMIKVKYTGTYNNDGSPTRAIGPADRQIINLEPNFQGGFNTRLSYKGIDFSAVGVFKSGGKLISTLYSSSGYLNLMTGRRNNVKVDYWTTTNTGAKYPKPGGPQTGDNPTYGSTLGYFNASYLKIRILSLGYTFKQNWVKTIGIENLRLYFTVENPFVMFSPYHKESNQDPETNSYANDAQNMAVPYSDNQKRLLTIGTNTPTTRNYLIGVNLSF